Proteins encoded within one genomic window of Setaria italica strain Yugu1 chromosome IV, Setaria_italica_v2.0, whole genome shotgun sequence:
- the LOC101758787 gene encoding transcription factor GAMYB, translating to MTVKVEQDPALELPPNTEAGAGAEFSQPLSSGKEEEENDDDEDDETDSVGYDGAGNGGGAPQLKKGPWTPEEDKRLKDYVEAHGEGNWNQVQRNAGLNRCGKSCRLRWANHLRPDLKKGPFDAEEVDKIIKFHMMWGNKWAKMASHLPGRTDNEIKNYWNTRLKRHQRANLPLYPEHLCSRVLDQDMNRHIPDESRGKKRSNELTQEKVVGMDDLVGDLMVFQHLDYGKDPVVPTNPLKRHASTGDLSYVQSLDKVENFYSNDLNYVLTKSQSVPLGSATANGYPIFDGNPSTSGTIHRSKKTGLPSFQCSSYEFSNSWLLQCPTASLIEQQLDTCIQSPESMSSQNTGLLGEIVNKGDALDDCTKSERLFETVFPPLGYNIVSQSNAYPMRHPSSSVIGDCEPEACLFDEIQASNSPSAGSDAIFAYGKCYPDASFSDARMPGTSLEAGFLNDDPLSKDQSYPYLSSSLFDADSSQEPKLLTDAGQWLDSFAWKSMPGACNMPDFPGLSSSLLGNQGYGQHILEEPKNDLLQQPRLPTGFN from the exons ATGACGGTGAAGGTGGAGCAGGACCCCGCGCTGGAGCTGCCGCCCAACACTgaggccggggccggggcggagTTCTCGCAGCCGCTGTCGTccggcaaggaggaggaggagaacgacgacgatgaggacgacgaGACCGACAGCGTGGGGTACGACGGAGcggggaacggcggcggcgcgccccaGCTGAAGAAGGGGCCCTGGACGCCCGAGGAGGACAAGCGCCTCAAGGACTACGTCGAGGCGCACGGCGAGGGGAACTGGAACCAGGTGCAGCGGAACGCGGGGCTCAACCGCtgcggcaagagctgccgcCTCCGCTGGGCCAACCACCTCAGGCCCGACCTCAAGAAGGGGCCCTTCGACGCGGAAGAGGTTGATAAGATCATCAAGTTCCACATGATGTGGGGGAACAAGTGGGCTAAGATGGCGTCCCAT TTGCCTGGACGCACCGAtaacgaaattaaaaattactGGAATACTAGATTGAAGAGGCATCAGCGAGCTAATTTGCCTCTCTATCCAGAACATTTGTGTTCTCGGGTTCTGGATCAAGACATGAACCGTCACATTCCTGATGAGTCACGTGGCAAGAAACGATCAAACGAGTTAACGCAGGAAAAAGTTGTTGGTATGGATGATCTTGTGGGTGATCTTATGGTATTTCAGCACCTTGACTATGGTAAGGATCCAGTGGTTCCAACAAACCCTTTGAAGCGCCACGCGTCTACTGGTGATCTGTCATATGTGCAATCTCTTGACAAGGTGGAGAACTTTTATTCCAATGATTTGAACTATGTATTGACAAAGAGTCAGTCGGTGCCTCTTGGTAGTGCCACTGCCAATGGCTATCCAATATTTGATGGCAATCCCTCTACTTCTGGGACCATACACAGGTCCAAGAAGACAGGGCTCCCTTCATTCCAATGTTCCAGCTATGAATTTAGTAATAGCTGGTTGCTTCAATGCCCCACGGCTTCTCTTATTGAACAACAGCTTGACACCTGTATTCAATCTCCAGAGTCCATGTCTTCACAAAACACTGGTCTGCTGGGTGAAATTGTTAACAAGGGTGATGCACTAGATGACTGTACAAAGTCTGAAAGATTGTTTGAAACGGTGTTTCCTCCTCTTGGATACAATATAGTTTCACAATCAAATGCTTACCCTATGAGGCATCCTTCCTCTTCAGTCATTGGTGACTGTGAACCTGAGGCCTGTCTTTTCGATGAAATTCAAGCTTCAAACTCACCTTCGGCAG GTTCTGATGCTATTTTCGCTTACGGCAAATGTTATCCAGATGCTAGTTTTTCTGATGCTAGGATGCCTGGTACATCATTAGAAGCAGGTTTCTTAAATGATGATCCACTCTCGAAGGACCAGTCCTATCCCTACCTGTCAAGTTCACTTTTTGATGCGGATTCTTCTCAAGAGCCTAAGCTGTTAACTGATGCAGGCCAATGGCTTGATTCTTTCGCCTGGAAAAGCATGCCAGGTGCATGTAACATGCCTGACTTTCCAGGTCTCAGCAGTTCTCTATTGGGCAATCAGGGCTATGGCCAACACATATTAGAGGAACCAAAGAACGATCTTTTGCAACAACCACGATTGCCTACAGGGTTCAATTAA